The uncultured Bacteroides sp. DNA segment GCAGTTCGCGTACGAGTAGTGTCCATATCCATACGAGCCACTGAAGATGCGGGAAAAAGTATTTTTATATCATCCTCTATTTTCTCTGTTCCAAAACCACGATGCATCAACTCAACTCCTTCGCAAGCAGGACAAGCACGGGGTAACTGATACGTATATCCACAGTAATGACAAGTAAGCTGGTTCATTCCTTTATGATACGTCAGGCTGACATCACAATTCTTACACTTCGGCACCCATCCACAAGTACGACACTCTACCATTGGTGCGAATCCACGTCGATTCTGAAAAAGGATCACTTGTTCCTTTTTAGCCAAAGCCTCAGTTATAGAACTTAACAAAAGAGGAGAAAAAGGCCCCAACATCCGCTTTTTACGATGAAGTTCTTTTATATCTACCGGAATTATCTCAGGTAGTTGAATCTCTTTATAGCGTTCTTTGAGTTCTACCAAGCCATACTTACCTGCCGTTGCATTATGGTAAGTTTCGATAGAAGGGGTAGCCGTTCCCAACAAGGTTTTGGCTCCATACATAGCGGCGAGCACAATTGCTGCATTGCGAGCATTGTAGCGAGGAGCCGGGTCTTGTTGTTTATACGTATTTTCGTGTTCTTCATCTACAATAACCAATCCCAAATTTTTGAATGGTAAGAAGATAGAAGAACGCACGCCCAATATAATATCATAATCATTCTCACTTAGTTGCTTCTGCCAAATCTCGACTCTTTCCGCATCGGGAAACTTGGAATGATAAATGCCCAAACGTGAGCCAAACACGCGCCTAAGGCGTTCGGTGATCTGAGTGGTCAAAGCTATCTCGGGCAATAAATAGAGCACCTGTTGCCCTTTACGAATAGCTTCGGCAATGAGATGGATATATACTTCTGTTTTGCCACTGGAAGTCACTCCATGCAGCAGACACACGTTTTTTTGTTGAAAGCAAGTTGAAATGTCTTCATACGCCCGATTCTGAAATTCATTTAACGGATTTAGTTCTACTACCCCACGTTGTTTTTTATCCAAGCGACCGATTTCATACTCATACACGTCAAAGACATGTTTCTTTACCAATCCATCAAAAACAGTTACTGAAACCTTCGCCTGCTGCAAGAGCTCTTTTTTAGAGACTTCTCTCAAAGTCTTTTCTCCCATAAAACTCGATAGCTCTACGTATTTCATCAGCAGCGCCAATTGCTTAGGAACCCGAGAGAGTTCATCAAATAACTCTCTTAATCTTTCTTCGTTAGCAGCCTCAGGCGTGAGGCGAACACGAGTCTCAGTCTTCGGTTTGTAGTTACGCCGCAACTCCTCTTTCACGAACAAAGCTCCCTTATCAAGCAACGATTTCACGACACCTAATACATTCTTTAAACCGCTATCCTTCTCCAGTTTAGTTACGCTTTGCTCCTTTTCTTTTACGAGTAAATCAACAATACATTGTTCCTTATCCGTCAATCTATCCATTGTTTCAAACTCCGGATTATATTCCACCACAGTCTCACTCTCCAACTTCAAGCCCGAAGGTAAAGCAGCTTTATAAACATCTCCCTGCGTGCACAAATAGTAATCGGCCAGCCATTCCCAAAACTTAAATTGCTTAGGCAAAAGTATCGGAGAAGCATCAAGCACTGCCGAAACCTCTTTCACTTCATATTCCGTAG contains these protein-coding regions:
- the priA gene encoding primosomal protein N' gives rise to the protein MKKYIDVILPLPLPRNFTYSLPDEGAEEVKAGCRVVVPFGRKKYYTAIVCNAHYCAPTEYEVKEVSAVLDASPILLPKQFKFWEWLADYYLCTQGDVYKAALPSGLKLESETVVEYNPEFETMDRLTDKEQCIVDLLVKEKEQSVTKLEKDSGLKNVLGVVKSLLDKGALFVKEELRRNYKPKTETRVRLTPEAANEERLRELFDELSRVPKQLALLMKYVELSSFMGEKTLREVSKKELLQQAKVSVTVFDGLVKKHVFDVYEYEIGRLDKKQRGVVELNPLNEFQNRAYEDISTCFQQKNVCLLHGVTSSGKTEVYIHLIAEAIRKGQQVLYLLPEIALTTQITERLRRVFGSRLGIYHSKFPDAERVEIWQKQLSENDYDIILGVRSSIFLPFKNLGLVIVDEEHENTYKQQDPAPRYNARNAAIVLAAMYGAKTLLGTATPSIETYHNATAGKYGLVELKERYKEIQLPEIIPVDIKELHRKKRMLGPFSPLLLSSITEALAKKEQVILFQNRRGFAPMVECRTCGWVPKCKNCDVSLTYHKGMNQLTCHYCGYTYQLPRACPACEGVELMHRGFGTEKIEDDIKILFPASSVARMDMDTTRTRTAYEKIIADFEEGKTDILIGTQMVSKGLDFDHVSVVGILNADTMLNYPDFRSYERAFQLMAQVAGRAGRKHKRGKVILQTKSIDHPIIEQVIANDYEQMVEGQLAERQLFQYPPYYRLIYVYMKHRNADLLELMANAMGEKLRTMFGSRVLGPDKPPVARIQTLFIKKIVLKIENDVAMGRVRECLLRAQSEILQDERFKSLIIYYDVDPM